GCGACGCGGTGTTCAAGGGCAGGTAGGGTCCGGCGCCGCGCGTCGTGTCATGTGGGGGAATCGCGGGACACGATCCGGATGGCGCGGCGGGTAGGGTGGAGGCCACGCCCGCCGACGAGAACCCATGATGCGCTGGTGCGAGTTCTTTTCCTCCTCGCGGTCTCTGCTGCTGCCGATGGCCCTGATCGCGGGGCTCATGGCGCCCGCGCTCGCGCAGGCAGCAGGCGAGCACTATTCGGACGGTCATGGTGGCGAGGTCTTCTTCCCGATGGGTGCAGTGTCCTTCGCCGACGAGGTCTCGCGCTTCGACGCGGGCGATCCGGCCGCCGACGACGCGCAGTACTCCGAGGCGGAGCGCGCGCTCGACGCGCCGCGCTACGCGGAGGACAAGGACGATTTCGTGACCCTCGGCTGTGCCGGCGGGCTTGTGCTGCGCTTCACCGACAACCAGCTGATCGACGTGCCCGGGCCGGATCTGTACGTCTTCGAGATCGGCCCGGATACCGAGCCCACCGCGCTGGCCGTCTCCGCAGATGGGGAGGCCTGGACGCGCGTCGGCACCATCGCCGGCGGCAAGGCGGAGATCGACCTGGCCCCGTACGTGGGCGCGGATGACCAGTTCCGCTTGGTGAAGCTGGTCGACCTCAAGCAGGCATGCGACAGCGGCACCCCGGGCGCGGATGTCGACGCCGTCGGGGCCATCGGGTCGGCCACCAGCATCGCTCTGGACAGCGCGGTGCTCTTCGACTCCGGAGCGCACCGGCTCAAGCCCGGGGCCTTCGAGGCGCTCGACACGGTGATCGCGGAAATCGGTGATCCGGCCTCCAGTCGGGTGGAGGTCGCCGGCCATACCGACGGCGTTGGCGATGCGCGGGACAACCTCGCGCTTTCCCGCAGGCGTGCCCGGGCCGTCGCCGACTATCTCGTGGAGAACGGCGACTTCGCGGTGGACGCGGTGACGACGCGGGCCTTTGGTGAGACCCGTCCGGTGGCCGACAACGACACCGTCGAGGGGCGCGCCCGCAATCGTCGCGTGGAGTTGACGGTGAGCAGCACGCGAACGGCCGAGGCCGGGCCGGCCGAGGTCGAGATCCTCGGCGTCTGGGGCGGTACGAGCGGGCGTAGCGCTGACCGCGTCGTGGAGCTGCGCCGCGAGGGCGACCGCATTCGCGGCGACTATGACTTCGACGGCAGCCGCGTGCTCGGCGCGTTCACCGATGCGACGACTTTCGAGGGCTTCTGGATCAAGAAGCGCTCCGGGCAGAAGTGCGACAGCGCCAGGGACGGCAGCCATTACTGGGGCCATCTGCGCCTGGAGTTCGGTGGACCGGCGCGGAACCGCTTCGATGGCCTCTGGCGCTACTGCGGCAGCGACGAGGACGATTGGAGCCCGAAGGGCTGGCGCAACATCGAGCGCCTGCTCTGATCCGCGCCCGGTGTCGTCGCCCGGCAGGGCCTTTGAATCGGCCCGCGGCGATCTGTCACGCTGCGCGTGAGTAGTGTCGAGACGGGGCGCCTTATGAGCCACGGATTGCGCAGGACCGGATGGAGTGCGCTGGCAGCGAGCGCGGCGATGGCGCTCGTCGCGGGCTGCGGCGGAAGCGATGGGGGCGGTGACGGCAGCCGCAGCATTGCACTCGACTTCACCGCCGAGGATGCGCCGGACGCCCGGGGATGGGAGGCCGGATTCGCGGATTACGCGGCCGAGCAGGACGCGATAATGGAGTTCGAATCGGGACACGAGCCACTGCCGGGCGCGCTGGCGGGCGAGGGTCACGGCCTGCTGGTGGGCGCGACCAACCGCTCCGACGATGTCTTCATGTACTGGACCGGGCCGGTGCAGAACCTGGCGCCGGAAACCTCGTACTCGGTGCGCTTCACGGTGGAGTTCGCCACCGACTCGCCGGCGGGCTGCGCCGGCATCGGCGGGCCGCCCGGCGAGGCGGTACGGGTCAAGAGCGGCATCACCACGGTCAGGCCCGAGGCGGAGCTGGTGGGCGGCGACTGGCGCATGAACATCGACAAGGGCAACCAGTCCACTGGTGGCACCGACGCCATCCTGATCGGCAACGTGGCCAACGGTGAATCTGGCTGCAGCGCAGGTGAGCGCGTGTGGGCGCTGAAGACGCTGCAGAGCGACGGCGCCTTCGTCCTCAACACCGATGCCGACGGCGCGGCCTGGCTCACCGTGGGCACCGACTCCGGCTTCGAGGGACGCACCGAGCTCTACTACACGCGCATCGAGGCAGTGCTGGAGCCGCGTTAGCCGGCCTCGTCCCCGCCGGCGTGGTCGCGCCGGAACTGCCCGGGGCTGCGGCCGGTGGCGCGCCGGAAGGCGCGCGTGAAGTTGGCGGCGTCGGAATAGCCCAGCTCGATGGCGATGCGGGTGATGCCGAGGTCGGTGTCGCGCAGCAGGCGGACCGCGTGCGCATTCCGTGCGTCGTTGGCCAGTGCACGGAAGCGGTAGCCCTCCGCGCCGAGGTAGCGGTCCAGCGTGCGCGGCGAGACATTGAGGATGCGCGCCAGCTCGCCCAGCGTCGGCACGCCGCCGCTGGCTTCGCGCAGCATCATCGCGACCCAGTCGGACACCTTGCCGGCCGCCGCCGCGTTGCGCAGCAGCGTCTGGCAGCGGGTCTCCGCCATGCTGCGCGCGTCGGGGTCGGCCATTGCCAGCGGGTGCCGGTCGATGCTCGCCGGGAAGCGCAGGCGCACGCCCGGCGTGGGCTCGGCCTCGAAGCGGCAGGCGGCTTCGTGCATCGCGCTGTAGCGTGCGATATGTGGCGGCGCGGCCATCGACAGCTGCATCCGGTAATCCGGGAGGCGCCCCTGGCTCATGTCGCGGATCTCGTGGTGGGCGGCCACCGCGATCGCCTCCAGATGGAACTCGAGACACTGGTGCCCCATCGCG
The Algiphilus sp. DNA segment above includes these coding regions:
- a CDS encoding AraC family transcriptional regulator — protein: MRQSTPKVPARYYTRLDELLARDGFDTSALLREAGIEPDAFGAPEAMLDLPRVERLLALIAERGARSDLAFDLGRALKVSAHHIVGYGMLSSADLGDALRFVARYFGLVMPTFRARYHVDAQTAELRFTPETAMGHQCLEFHLEAIAVAAHHEIRDMSQGRLPDYRMQLSMAAPPHIARYSAMHEAACRFEAEPTPGVRLRFPASIDRHPLAMADPDARSMAETRCQTLLRNAAAAGKVSDWVAMMLREASGGVPTLGELARILNVSPRTLDRYLGAEGYRFRALANDARNAHAVRLLRDTDLGITRIAIELGYSDAANFTRAFRRATGRSPGQFRRDHAGGDEAG
- a CDS encoding OmpA family protein translates to MMRWCEFFSSSRSLLLPMALIAGLMAPALAQAAGEHYSDGHGGEVFFPMGAVSFADEVSRFDAGDPAADDAQYSEAERALDAPRYAEDKDDFVTLGCAGGLVLRFTDNQLIDVPGPDLYVFEIGPDTEPTALAVSADGEAWTRVGTIAGGKAEIDLAPYVGADDQFRLVKLVDLKQACDSGTPGADVDAVGAIGSATSIALDSAVLFDSGAHRLKPGAFEALDTVIAEIGDPASSRVEVAGHTDGVGDARDNLALSRRRARAVADYLVENGDFAVDAVTTRAFGETRPVADNDTVEGRARNRRVELTVSSTRTAEAGPAEVEILGVWGGTSGRSADRVVELRREGDRIRGDYDFDGSRVLGAFTDATTFEGFWIKKRSGQKCDSARDGSHYWGHLRLEFGGPARNRFDGLWRYCGSDEDDWSPKGWRNIERLL